One Hemibagrus wyckioides isolate EC202008001 linkage group LG07, SWU_Hwy_1.0, whole genome shotgun sequence DNA segment encodes these proteins:
- the shroom4 gene encoding protein Shroom4 isoform X1, giving the protein METVEQLVTFNHIHVELNGGAPWGFTLKGGLEHGEPLIITKIEEGGKAAECKKLRVGDELVNINGSALYGSRQEALILIKGSYRVLKIVVRRRTVPLIHPHTWHLVKLAEEPSVPGSAGSSDGPLAMQLHPTPFSVPWHSGGDSELSMPLGHLSRHYSTDRSSSVGSMESLENPPSQGYYESQLSPIDPAIFNNKRDSAYSSFSASSNTSDYTVSLRPEENSSMDSLLQGFGPSCRFTEGHPHSTSSGQGEVNCEDGILKSRSLPHRPEAKVRPSSYSYEENKCGPPVPPMRKDSFRATKGLPEVMDKRCVSAPVGVSALTIEDPPEIHKALNGNRCLNGQENEQNLKGNKAETYYTIDPQKDIDNQVRSTEECQKSSHFQALERHSTRPSPPAAESLDSQLNHLDNTLQPRMHRHSVPEKLLVSQLHMMELSSNNSAHSMPPSSLWSNTLHPREELIEDNPDVAQGKWGGSRCSTPGSLTTSELEEHGVEGESFDSGQRLTPVQHTWGRSVSVPGETIGNGFDGSGPCIDSQFQERGFETISAATSMDTLLENQEEGECKGDGDISKPPQKRQFRSSKSRRRSERFATNLRNEIQRKKAQLQKGKGPGGLLCDGETVEEEDIEEKSPSEVPAIHQHRPQTQTSQYNSFQNFAPSQVRPIASNSTFPGRCCGTNPAEHSRRMTEDIHHSQDESHGIQSAEINRPVCVRVVEELAPPGKARRWRWTPEHKLQPEIESTETKKNSEGTAPSSRNLATTRGRVGSSGGRSTRADDCDIPPFADRRKFFEETSRNLSQSVTNLAGLTSHRQRPEKHGRNKELTSPEPLESVPDLGRRRFSYQGGLNDGTLVNSFDSRRKNVQQERDRERENTLEREWKKQRENEKQREKEREQEMQNEQERLQAWEMEQERERERARKETEREQQRVQQMERDWETSRDRFYAGHNINNITVLPPLPQDSLKQPLMTQNLTMCNSHSDSFHNKPNPDIQKPCSAFRPVTSQQYQSDHYRLHPGYKARSCTPTEAFPVHELEQTKLRRKFSLTERDYTQCRRDSRSGEVTVGRGFQCQWNNRLCGFNNEDQPIMSSNLTNRTMSENDIRMETKCLRSHGAAATNNSRMSSSIVRELDENVVSVVETKKKKGPPPPRPPPPKWEQFHKRRASHHSLFSSQTSSSSQLQTYTPCPSTAQEMTRQRSYSLPPRDDTISHQAPLNPTLNNRAFKPVALPPKERDTTRIQHYDTNSSGDTPTSLNESNQRLSEQSFAQPSDQYRPAVVKPVIYKHRAEWDLTSPHNYTVSSNVNISSVPGPTLENGSCSGPVNPESYFTVNYNHQQHLQNQLQQICMPVTTVKTLEPSTQSAPPSEDQGLPFETDIDEFRENEGTSVEQQRRTEDRIEMQCFAQPVTVLETDIDTVTDEEAPSSGMRRGQRASIVDSLMEEDCGRAGKELMGELFPHYAGNGAEGWRGGNIVSGDMVERSSRQSPSLPQGSSSTSHRGSTNKTQLLNKMPNFMETKEEDEELNYKRQLMESLRKKLGVLREAQRGLQEDIRANAQLGEEVESLVLAVCKPNEVDKFRMFIGDLDKVTSLLLSLSGRLLRVESALDCLDPESGHRERLPLLDKKKQLLAQLAEAQELKEHVDRREEAVGRVLSRCLTPEQLRDYSHFVKMKAALLVEQRQLDDKIRLGEEQLRGLKESLGLGYGPY; this is encoded by the exons ATGGAGACCGTGGAACAACTCGTGACCTTTAATCACATCCACGTCGAGCTTAACGGAGGCGCTCCGTGGGGTTTCACCCTGAAAGGAGGACTGGAGCACGGAGAGCCGCTCATCATAACAAAA ataGAAGAAGGAGGGAAAGCAGCTGAGTGCAAGAAGCTGAGGGTGGGAGACGAACTGGTCAATATCAACGGATCTGCACTCTACGGCTCCCGCCAAGAAGCTCTGATCCTCATCAAAGGCTCCTACAGGGTCCTCAAGATTGTTGTTCGAAG ACGTACCGTGCCGCTGATCCATCCTCATACCTGGCACCTGGTAAAGTTAGCAGAAGAACCATCCGTGCCTGGATCAGCAGGCAGTTCGGACGGCCCACTGGCCATGCAGCTCCACCCCACACCCTTCAGTGTACCGTGGCACTCTGGGGGTGACAG TGAGCTGTCCATGCCTTTGGGCCACCTCTCCCGGCACTACAGCACAGATCGCAGCAGCTCTGTGGGGAGTATGGAGAGTCTGGAAAACCCTCCAAGTCAGGGTTACTACGAAAGCCAGCTCTCTCCCATTGACCCtgccatttttaataataaacggGACTCTGCTTATAGCTCTTTTTCTGCAAGTTCAAACACATCTGACTACACAGTTTCACTGCGCCCTGAGGAAAACAGCTCTATGGACAGTCTCCTGCAGGGTTTTGGCCCCTCCTGCAGGTTTACAGAGGGACATCCACATTCTACAAGTAGTGGCCAAGGAGAAGTGAACTGTGAGGATGGGATTCTCAAATCTAGGTCTCTGCCTCATAGGCCTGAAGCTAAAGTACGTCCATCATCCTATAGTTACGAAGAAAACAAGTGTGGACCTCCAGTGCCTCCCATGAGGAAGGATAGTTTTAGGGCTACCAAAGGCCTACCAGAGGTGATGGATAAACGTTGTGTTTCTGCTCCTGTCGGTGTGTCGGCTTTGACTATTGAAGACCCTCCTGAAATCCACAAGGCGTTGAATGGGAATCGGTGTCTTAATGGTCAGGAAAATGAACAGAACTTGAAGGGAAACAAAGCAGAAACTTATTACACCATAGATCCGCAAAAGGATATAGATAACCAAGTCAGATCAACAGAGGAATGCCAAAAGAGCAGTCACTTCCAGGCCCTAGAGAGGCATTCAACCAGACCCAGTCCTCCAGCAGCAGAGAGTCTTGATAGTCAGCTCAATCATTTAGACAACACACTCCAGCCTAGGATGCACAGACATAGTGTCCCAGAAAAATTACTTGTCTCTCAGTTACACATGATGGAGCTCTCCAGTAACAATAGTGCACATTCCATGCCCCCTTCTAGCTTGTGGTCTAATACGTTGCATCCCAGGGAGGAACTAATTGAAGACAATCCAGATGTAGCTCAGGGTAAATGGGGAGGAAGCAGGTGTTCCACACCTGGTTCACTGACTACTTCAGAGCTAGAAGAACATGGGGTGGAGGGAGAATCATTTGATTCAGGCCAAAGACTTACTCCTGTCCAGCATACTTGGGGAAGATCTGTCAGTGTTCCAGGTGAAACTATAGGAAATGGATTTGATGGGTCTGGACCCTGCATAGACTCTCAATTTCAAGAAAGAGGTTTTGAGACCATTAGTGCTGCAACCAGCATGGACACTCTACTTGAGAACCAGGAAGAAGGAGAATGTAAGGGAGATGGCGACATTTCGAAGCCTCCTCAAAAACGCCAGTTTCGTTCATCAAAGTCTCGCCGTCGAAGTGAACGTTTTGCCACAAACCTTCGCAATGAAATCCAGAGGAAGAAGGCTCAGCTGCAAAAAGGCAAAGGCCCAGGTGGTCttctgtgtgatggtgagacTGTAGAGGAAGAGGATATAGAAGAAAAATCCCCATCAGAAGTGCCAGCCATCCATCAACACAGGCCCCAAACACAGACTAGTCAATACAACAGCTTTCAGAATTTTGCTCCATCTCAGGTCAGGCCAATTGCCTCAAATTCAACATTTCCAGGCAGATGCTGTGGAACAAATCCTGCAGAGCATTCAAGGAGGATGACTGAAGATATCCATCATTCACAGGATGAATCTCATGGAATCCAGTCAGCTGAGATAAACAGAcctgtatgtgtgcgtgtggtcGAAGAGTTGGCACCACCAGGTAAAGCCAGACGTTGGCGCTGGACACCTGAGCACAAACTGCAGCCAGAAATAGAATCAACTGAAACCAAGAAAAATAGTGAAGGAACAGCACCATCTTCTAGAAACCTTGCAACAACAAGGGGAAGAGTGGGTTCTTCAGGTGGGCGCTCTACTCGAGCTGATGACTGTGACATCCCACCTTTTGCAGACCGCAGGAAGTTCTTTGAGGAGACTAGCAGAAACCTGAGCCAGTCTGTGACCAACCTGGCCGGCCTTACAAGCCACCGCCAAAGACCAGAGAAGCATGGGAGAAACAAAGAGCTGACTTCTCCTGAACCCCTTGAGTCGGTCCCTGACCTTGGACGCAGGAGGTTTTCTTATCAGGGTGGACTTAATGATGGAACCTTAGTTAATTCGTTTGATAGTAGAAGAAAAAATGtgcagcaagagagagacagagagagagaaaatacactggagagagaatggaagaagcagagagagaatgagaaacagagggaaaaaGAACGAGAACAAGAAATGCAGAATGAACAGGAGAGGCTACAGGCATGGGAAATGGAGcaggagagggaaagagaaagggcaagaaaggaaactgaaagagagcaacagagagtgcaacagatggagagagactgGGAAACCAGCAGAGATCGATTTTATGCAGGACATAACATCAACAATATCACAGTGCTACCACCTTTGCCTCAGGATAGCCTAAAACAGCCACTTATGACTCAAAATCTAACTATGTGTAATTCACATTCGGACAGTTTTCATAACAAGCCCAACCCTGACATCCAAAAACCATGTTCAGCTTTCCGACCTGTAACTAGCCAGCAGTATCAATCTGACCACTACCGTCTACACCCTGGTTACAAGGCCAGGAGCTGCACTCCAACAGAG GCTTTTCCGGTACATGAGTTGGAACAAACAAAACTAAGGAGGAAGTTTAGCCTGACTGAAAG GGACTACACTCAATGTAGAAGAGATTCAAGATCAGGAGAGGTTACTGTGGGTAGGGGATTTCAGTGTCAGTGGAACAACAGACTATGTGGTTTCAACAACGAGGATCAACCCATCATGTCATCCAACCTTACAAACCGCACCATGTCTGAAAATGATATCCGTATGGAGACCAAGTGTCTTCGTAGCCATGGTGCAGCTGCTACGAATAATAGCAGAATGTCTTCGTCCATCGTCAGGGAACTGGATGAGAACGTTGTATCTGTAGTTgagacaaagaagaaaaaagggcctcctcctcctcggcCACCACCCCCAAAATGGGAGCAGTTCCATAAGAGAAGGGCATCTCACCACAGTCTCTTCTCTTCCCAAACTTCCTCTTCTTCCCAGctccaaacatacacaccctgTCCATCCACTGCCCAGGAAATGACTCGTCAGAGGTCCTACAGCCTTCCTCCAAGAGATGATACAATAAGTCATCAAGCTCCGCTAAACCCTACCTTAAATAACAGAGCTTTCAAACCTGTGGCCCTGCCTCCAAAAGAACGAGACACTACCAGGATTCAACACTACGATACAAACAGTTCAGGAGACACACCAACATCCTTGAATGAGTCAAACCAAAG ACTTTCTGAGCAAAGCTTTGCCCAGCCTTCAGATCAGTACAGACCAGCTGTGGTGAAACCAGTCATTTATAAGCATAGAGCAGAGTGGGACTTGACTTCTCCTCACAACTACACAGTGAGTAGCAATGTTAACATATCATCGGTCCCGGGTCCTACTTTGGAGAATGGCTCTTGCTCTGGACCTGTCAATCCTGAGTCCTACTTCACAGTGAACTACAACCACCAGCAGCATTTACAGAATCAGCTTCAACAAATCTGCATGCCTGTCACCACAGTCAAGACTCTGGAACCTTCTACCCAAAGTGCACCTCCCAGTGAGGATCAAGGCTTGCCCTTTGAGACAGACATAGATGAGTTCCGTGAGAACGAGGGAACATCAGTGGAGCAGCAAAGGCGAACAGAAGACAGGATAGAGATGCAGTGTTTTGCTCAGCCAGTGACGGTGCTGGAGACAGATATTGACACTGTGACTGACGAAGAGGCTCCATCATCAGGGATGAGGAGAGGGCAAAGAGCATCCATTGTGGACTCTTTAATGGAAGAGGATTGTGGCAGAGCTGGAAAGGAGCTCATGGGAGAGCTGTTCCCTCACTATGCAGGAAATGGAGCAGAAGGCTGGCGAGGAGGCAATATAGTTAGTGGAGACATGGTAGAGAG GTCTTCTAGACAGAGTCCATCATTACCACAGGGCTCTTCCTCTACCAGTCACAGAGGATCCACCAACAAAACTCAACTCCTTAATAAGATGCCAAATTTCATGGAGACaaaagaggaggatgaagagctTAATTACAAG AGGCAGCTGATGGAAAGCTTGCGCAAGAAGCTGGGTGTGTTGCGGGAAGCCCAAAGAGGTTTGCAGGAGGACATTAGAGCCAACGCTCAGCTCGGTGAGGAGGTGGAAAGCCTGGTGTTGGCCGTCTGCAAGCCAAATGAGGTGGACAAGTTCCGTATGTTTATTGGAGACCTGGACAAAGTGACGAGTCTTCTGTTATCGCTCTCCGGCAGGCTGCTCAGAGTGGAGAGTGCTCTGGATTGCCTGGACCCAGAATCAGGCCATCGTGAGAGG ctcccCCTGTTGGACAAGAAGAAGCAGCTCCTTGCACAGCTGGCTGAGGCTCAGGAGCTGAAGGAGCATGTGGACCGGAGGGAGGAGGCCGTGGGCAGGGTGCTGAGTCGCTGCCTGACTCCAGAACAACTGCGTGATTACAGCCATTTTGTGAAGATGAAGGCAGCACTGCTGGTTGAACAGCGGCAGCTGGACGACAAAATCCGGCTAGGGGAAGAACAGCTCAGAGGCCTGAAGGAGAGTCTCGGCCTGGGATACGGCCCTTACTGA
- the shroom4 gene encoding protein Shroom4 isoform X2 produces MGGEGEIEEGGKAAECKKLRVGDELVNINGSALYGSRQEALILIKGSYRVLKIVVRRRTVPLIHPHTWHLVKLAEEPSVPGSAGSSDGPLAMQLHPTPFSVPWHSGGDSELSMPLGHLSRHYSTDRSSSVGSMESLENPPSQGYYESQLSPIDPAIFNNKRDSAYSSFSASSNTSDYTVSLRPEENSSMDSLLQGFGPSCRFTEGHPHSTSSGQGEVNCEDGILKSRSLPHRPEAKVRPSSYSYEENKCGPPVPPMRKDSFRATKGLPEVMDKRCVSAPVGVSALTIEDPPEIHKALNGNRCLNGQENEQNLKGNKAETYYTIDPQKDIDNQVRSTEECQKSSHFQALERHSTRPSPPAAESLDSQLNHLDNTLQPRMHRHSVPEKLLVSQLHMMELSSNNSAHSMPPSSLWSNTLHPREELIEDNPDVAQGKWGGSRCSTPGSLTTSELEEHGVEGESFDSGQRLTPVQHTWGRSVSVPGETIGNGFDGSGPCIDSQFQERGFETISAATSMDTLLENQEEGECKGDGDISKPPQKRQFRSSKSRRRSERFATNLRNEIQRKKAQLQKGKGPGGLLCDGETVEEEDIEEKSPSEVPAIHQHRPQTQTSQYNSFQNFAPSQVRPIASNSTFPGRCCGTNPAEHSRRMTEDIHHSQDESHGIQSAEINRPVCVRVVEELAPPGKARRWRWTPEHKLQPEIESTETKKNSEGTAPSSRNLATTRGRVGSSGGRSTRADDCDIPPFADRRKFFEETSRNLSQSVTNLAGLTSHRQRPEKHGRNKELTSPEPLESVPDLGRRRFSYQGGLNDGTLVNSFDSRRKNVQQERDRERENTLEREWKKQRENEKQREKEREQEMQNEQERLQAWEMEQERERERARKETEREQQRVQQMERDWETSRDRFYAGHNINNITVLPPLPQDSLKQPLMTQNLTMCNSHSDSFHNKPNPDIQKPCSAFRPVTSQQYQSDHYRLHPGYKARSCTPTEAFPVHELEQTKLRRKFSLTERDYTQCRRDSRSGEVTVGRGFQCQWNNRLCGFNNEDQPIMSSNLTNRTMSENDIRMETKCLRSHGAAATNNSRMSSSIVRELDENVVSVVETKKKKGPPPPRPPPPKWEQFHKRRASHHSLFSSQTSSSSQLQTYTPCPSTAQEMTRQRSYSLPPRDDTISHQAPLNPTLNNRAFKPVALPPKERDTTRIQHYDTNSSGDTPTSLNESNQRLSEQSFAQPSDQYRPAVVKPVIYKHRAEWDLTSPHNYTVSSNVNISSVPGPTLENGSCSGPVNPESYFTVNYNHQQHLQNQLQQICMPVTTVKTLEPSTQSAPPSEDQGLPFETDIDEFRENEGTSVEQQRRTEDRIEMQCFAQPVTVLETDIDTVTDEEAPSSGMRRGQRASIVDSLMEEDCGRAGKELMGELFPHYAGNGAEGWRGGNIVSGDMVERSSRQSPSLPQGSSSTSHRGSTNKTQLLNKMPNFMETKEEDEELNYKRQLMESLRKKLGVLREAQRGLQEDIRANAQLGEEVESLVLAVCKPNEVDKFRMFIGDLDKVTSLLLSLSGRLLRVESALDCLDPESGHRERLPLLDKKKQLLAQLAEAQELKEHVDRREEAVGRVLSRCLTPEQLRDYSHFVKMKAALLVEQRQLDDKIRLGEEQLRGLKESLGLGYGPY; encoded by the exons ATGGGAGGAGAGGgtgaa ataGAAGAAGGAGGGAAAGCAGCTGAGTGCAAGAAGCTGAGGGTGGGAGACGAACTGGTCAATATCAACGGATCTGCACTCTACGGCTCCCGCCAAGAAGCTCTGATCCTCATCAAAGGCTCCTACAGGGTCCTCAAGATTGTTGTTCGAAG ACGTACCGTGCCGCTGATCCATCCTCATACCTGGCACCTGGTAAAGTTAGCAGAAGAACCATCCGTGCCTGGATCAGCAGGCAGTTCGGACGGCCCACTGGCCATGCAGCTCCACCCCACACCCTTCAGTGTACCGTGGCACTCTGGGGGTGACAG TGAGCTGTCCATGCCTTTGGGCCACCTCTCCCGGCACTACAGCACAGATCGCAGCAGCTCTGTGGGGAGTATGGAGAGTCTGGAAAACCCTCCAAGTCAGGGTTACTACGAAAGCCAGCTCTCTCCCATTGACCCtgccatttttaataataaacggGACTCTGCTTATAGCTCTTTTTCTGCAAGTTCAAACACATCTGACTACACAGTTTCACTGCGCCCTGAGGAAAACAGCTCTATGGACAGTCTCCTGCAGGGTTTTGGCCCCTCCTGCAGGTTTACAGAGGGACATCCACATTCTACAAGTAGTGGCCAAGGAGAAGTGAACTGTGAGGATGGGATTCTCAAATCTAGGTCTCTGCCTCATAGGCCTGAAGCTAAAGTACGTCCATCATCCTATAGTTACGAAGAAAACAAGTGTGGACCTCCAGTGCCTCCCATGAGGAAGGATAGTTTTAGGGCTACCAAAGGCCTACCAGAGGTGATGGATAAACGTTGTGTTTCTGCTCCTGTCGGTGTGTCGGCTTTGACTATTGAAGACCCTCCTGAAATCCACAAGGCGTTGAATGGGAATCGGTGTCTTAATGGTCAGGAAAATGAACAGAACTTGAAGGGAAACAAAGCAGAAACTTATTACACCATAGATCCGCAAAAGGATATAGATAACCAAGTCAGATCAACAGAGGAATGCCAAAAGAGCAGTCACTTCCAGGCCCTAGAGAGGCATTCAACCAGACCCAGTCCTCCAGCAGCAGAGAGTCTTGATAGTCAGCTCAATCATTTAGACAACACACTCCAGCCTAGGATGCACAGACATAGTGTCCCAGAAAAATTACTTGTCTCTCAGTTACACATGATGGAGCTCTCCAGTAACAATAGTGCACATTCCATGCCCCCTTCTAGCTTGTGGTCTAATACGTTGCATCCCAGGGAGGAACTAATTGAAGACAATCCAGATGTAGCTCAGGGTAAATGGGGAGGAAGCAGGTGTTCCACACCTGGTTCACTGACTACTTCAGAGCTAGAAGAACATGGGGTGGAGGGAGAATCATTTGATTCAGGCCAAAGACTTACTCCTGTCCAGCATACTTGGGGAAGATCTGTCAGTGTTCCAGGTGAAACTATAGGAAATGGATTTGATGGGTCTGGACCCTGCATAGACTCTCAATTTCAAGAAAGAGGTTTTGAGACCATTAGTGCTGCAACCAGCATGGACACTCTACTTGAGAACCAGGAAGAAGGAGAATGTAAGGGAGATGGCGACATTTCGAAGCCTCCTCAAAAACGCCAGTTTCGTTCATCAAAGTCTCGCCGTCGAAGTGAACGTTTTGCCACAAACCTTCGCAATGAAATCCAGAGGAAGAAGGCTCAGCTGCAAAAAGGCAAAGGCCCAGGTGGTCttctgtgtgatggtgagacTGTAGAGGAAGAGGATATAGAAGAAAAATCCCCATCAGAAGTGCCAGCCATCCATCAACACAGGCCCCAAACACAGACTAGTCAATACAACAGCTTTCAGAATTTTGCTCCATCTCAGGTCAGGCCAATTGCCTCAAATTCAACATTTCCAGGCAGATGCTGTGGAACAAATCCTGCAGAGCATTCAAGGAGGATGACTGAAGATATCCATCATTCACAGGATGAATCTCATGGAATCCAGTCAGCTGAGATAAACAGAcctgtatgtgtgcgtgtggtcGAAGAGTTGGCACCACCAGGTAAAGCCAGACGTTGGCGCTGGACACCTGAGCACAAACTGCAGCCAGAAATAGAATCAACTGAAACCAAGAAAAATAGTGAAGGAACAGCACCATCTTCTAGAAACCTTGCAACAACAAGGGGAAGAGTGGGTTCTTCAGGTGGGCGCTCTACTCGAGCTGATGACTGTGACATCCCACCTTTTGCAGACCGCAGGAAGTTCTTTGAGGAGACTAGCAGAAACCTGAGCCAGTCTGTGACCAACCTGGCCGGCCTTACAAGCCACCGCCAAAGACCAGAGAAGCATGGGAGAAACAAAGAGCTGACTTCTCCTGAACCCCTTGAGTCGGTCCCTGACCTTGGACGCAGGAGGTTTTCTTATCAGGGTGGACTTAATGATGGAACCTTAGTTAATTCGTTTGATAGTAGAAGAAAAAATGtgcagcaagagagagacagagagagagaaaatacactggagagagaatggaagaagcagagagagaatgagaaacagagggaaaaaGAACGAGAACAAGAAATGCAGAATGAACAGGAGAGGCTACAGGCATGGGAAATGGAGcaggagagggaaagagaaagggcaagaaaggaaactgaaagagagcaacagagagtgcaacagatggagagagactgGGAAACCAGCAGAGATCGATTTTATGCAGGACATAACATCAACAATATCACAGTGCTACCACCTTTGCCTCAGGATAGCCTAAAACAGCCACTTATGACTCAAAATCTAACTATGTGTAATTCACATTCGGACAGTTTTCATAACAAGCCCAACCCTGACATCCAAAAACCATGTTCAGCTTTCCGACCTGTAACTAGCCAGCAGTATCAATCTGACCACTACCGTCTACACCCTGGTTACAAGGCCAGGAGCTGCACTCCAACAGAG GCTTTTCCGGTACATGAGTTGGAACAAACAAAACTAAGGAGGAAGTTTAGCCTGACTGAAAG GGACTACACTCAATGTAGAAGAGATTCAAGATCAGGAGAGGTTACTGTGGGTAGGGGATTTCAGTGTCAGTGGAACAACAGACTATGTGGTTTCAACAACGAGGATCAACCCATCATGTCATCCAACCTTACAAACCGCACCATGTCTGAAAATGATATCCGTATGGAGACCAAGTGTCTTCGTAGCCATGGTGCAGCTGCTACGAATAATAGCAGAATGTCTTCGTCCATCGTCAGGGAACTGGATGAGAACGTTGTATCTGTAGTTgagacaaagaagaaaaaagggcctcctcctcctcggcCACCACCCCCAAAATGGGAGCAGTTCCATAAGAGAAGGGCATCTCACCACAGTCTCTTCTCTTCCCAAACTTCCTCTTCTTCCCAGctccaaacatacacaccctgTCCATCCACTGCCCAGGAAATGACTCGTCAGAGGTCCTACAGCCTTCCTCCAAGAGATGATACAATAAGTCATCAAGCTCCGCTAAACCCTACCTTAAATAACAGAGCTTTCAAACCTGTGGCCCTGCCTCCAAAAGAACGAGACACTACCAGGATTCAACACTACGATACAAACAGTTCAGGAGACACACCAACATCCTTGAATGAGTCAAACCAAAG ACTTTCTGAGCAAAGCTTTGCCCAGCCTTCAGATCAGTACAGACCAGCTGTGGTGAAACCAGTCATTTATAAGCATAGAGCAGAGTGGGACTTGACTTCTCCTCACAACTACACAGTGAGTAGCAATGTTAACATATCATCGGTCCCGGGTCCTACTTTGGAGAATGGCTCTTGCTCTGGACCTGTCAATCCTGAGTCCTACTTCACAGTGAACTACAACCACCAGCAGCATTTACAGAATCAGCTTCAACAAATCTGCATGCCTGTCACCACAGTCAAGACTCTGGAACCTTCTACCCAAAGTGCACCTCCCAGTGAGGATCAAGGCTTGCCCTTTGAGACAGACATAGATGAGTTCCGTGAGAACGAGGGAACATCAGTGGAGCAGCAAAGGCGAACAGAAGACAGGATAGAGATGCAGTGTTTTGCTCAGCCAGTGACGGTGCTGGAGACAGATATTGACACTGTGACTGACGAAGAGGCTCCATCATCAGGGATGAGGAGAGGGCAAAGAGCATCCATTGTGGACTCTTTAATGGAAGAGGATTGTGGCAGAGCTGGAAAGGAGCTCATGGGAGAGCTGTTCCCTCACTATGCAGGAAATGGAGCAGAAGGCTGGCGAGGAGGCAATATAGTTAGTGGAGACATGGTAGAGAG GTCTTCTAGACAGAGTCCATCATTACCACAGGGCTCTTCCTCTACCAGTCACAGAGGATCCACCAACAAAACTCAACTCCTTAATAAGATGCCAAATTTCATGGAGACaaaagaggaggatgaagagctTAATTACAAG AGGCAGCTGATGGAAAGCTTGCGCAAGAAGCTGGGTGTGTTGCGGGAAGCCCAAAGAGGTTTGCAGGAGGACATTAGAGCCAACGCTCAGCTCGGTGAGGAGGTGGAAAGCCTGGTGTTGGCCGTCTGCAAGCCAAATGAGGTGGACAAGTTCCGTATGTTTATTGGAGACCTGGACAAAGTGACGAGTCTTCTGTTATCGCTCTCCGGCAGGCTGCTCAGAGTGGAGAGTGCTCTGGATTGCCTGGACCCAGAATCAGGCCATCGTGAGAGG ctcccCCTGTTGGACAAGAAGAAGCAGCTCCTTGCACAGCTGGCTGAGGCTCAGGAGCTGAAGGAGCATGTGGACCGGAGGGAGGAGGCCGTGGGCAGGGTGCTGAGTCGCTGCCTGACTCCAGAACAACTGCGTGATTACAGCCATTTTGTGAAGATGAAGGCAGCACTGCTGGTTGAACAGCGGCAGCTGGACGACAAAATCCGGCTAGGGGAAGAACAGCTCAGAGGCCTGAAGGAGAGTCTCGGCCTGGGATACGGCCCTTACTGA